One genomic window of Numida meleagris isolate 19003 breed g44 Domestic line chromosome 1, NumMel1.0, whole genome shotgun sequence includes the following:
- the LOC110392603 gene encoding uncharacterized protein LOC110392603, whose translation MSWFLPRQCQCEQWVHTQGKASPLEWEEPLPRWQGARAGLGQAVLRHMRPVHCSHPHLLEVVLPQPLATRRGTILRQGALLLQSVGRRKWVKAVLLQLVHSLCRRPCLFKDHSPSNGCSVSSEKMECSQYARIDNMLPTCLPLFFAVQLVGSIAAINRSCHRCEMLVVRILLQSPGAARETCGRRHIASLGTQDHTVNDYKIRVVRRCCGLI comes from the exons ATGTCCTGGTTTCTGCCCAGACAGTGCCAGTGTGAGCAGTGGGTGCACACCCAGGGCAAGGCCAGCCCCCTTGAGTGGGAAGAACCACTGCCACGATGGCAGGGGGCAAGGGCCGGCCTAGGACAGGCTGTGCTGCGCCACATGAGGCCTGTGCACTGCAG ccaCCCTCACCTCCTAGAAGTTGTTCTACCTCAGCCTCTGGCCACCAGAAGAGGCACCATCCTCAGACAGGGAGCTCTGCTGCTACAGtcagtggggaggaggaaatgggtgaaggcagtgctgctgcaactTGTTCATAGCCTCTGCAGGAGGCCCTGTCTGTTCAAGGATCATTCACCATCAAATGGCTGTTCTGTCTCCTCAGAGAAGATGGAATGCTCCCAGTATGCAAGAATTGACAACATGTTGCCA ACCTGTTTGCCTCTGTTCTTTGCGGTGCAACTGGTTGGTTCCATTGCAGCAATAAACAGATCATGTCACCGGTGTGAAATGCTGGTTGTCAGGATACTGCTACAGAGCCCAGGTGCTGCAAGGGAGACGTGCGGCAGGAGGCACATTGCCTCCCTTGGAACACAAGATCACACAGTTAATGACTACAAAATAAGAGTTGTAAGAAGATGTTGTGGACTAATTTAG